The following is a genomic window from Platichthys flesus chromosome 13, fPlaFle2.1, whole genome shotgun sequence.
ctgtttgtgtgtttgatccagGACAGTCAGCCCGTGTCTTTCTCAGTTGATCAATACTTAACGGACCAGAAatagtaacattttatttatatttgttacaTTTATTGTATTAATGAAGAACTCCAATAGTTGTTTAGTAGGAATGCAGTGATACACCTTCAGTACTGATTCCCAAACCATACTGATCGTACAGTACTGATGAGGATACAAGGTATTGATCTGATctttttcacacatttaaagtCAATGTATTGCATTCTCATTggaatcattttatatttaaagtaaCACCAAGCTGGCATCATTAACTAATTCATTGGAGTTTAATATTTATTGTTGTGAATCAGTCACATCATTGCCCATATTTGATCAGCTTTGAAAAGGTCAGTGTTGATCCCAAGATCCGGTTAAAatgaatcagttcatctgtctctgtgtgtgtgtgtgtgtgtgtgtgtgtgtgtgtgtgtgtgtgtgtgtgtgtgtgtgtgtgtgtgtgtgtgtgtgtgtgtgtgtgtgtgtgtgtgtgtgtgtgtgtgtgtgtgtgtgtgtgtgtgtgtgtgtgtgtgtgtgtgtgtgtgtgtgtgtgtgtgtgtgtctgtgtgtctgtgtgtcttcaaatttatgataaataataattactatTTGAATTAGTTTTATGATAATATAAGACAGATAATAGTAAGTAGGTCATGAATTGTAAGTGAACTCAGTTGGACAGTGTGAGTACAAcccattctcctcctctctacctgtatttctgtttatatatctatatgtcatctctgtctctatcagtgtgtgggggaggaggaCTGGCCAGACAGCCGGACAGTGTACATCGGACATAAAGAACCCCCTCCGGGAGCTGAGGCCTACATCCCTCAGCGTTACCCCGACAACCGCATTGTCTCCTCCAAGGTGAGTCAGTGCCTGTAACGCCGTTCATCATCATGTCATCCCTTTGTCTCACACTCAGACAACCATGTAATCCCTATTGTGAAcacgttttttaaagcatgaCACACTTCGCTTCCACGTGGTTGGCGAGTCGTGCATCACCATTTGTCTTGCCAGAAGGATTGTTCGGATGTGCCATCGTTTCCTcgctctgtgtttttatgtgtgtgatgGTAATTCAGCTGTCGCTCTGACCCACAGTACACCTTCTGGAACTTCGTTCCCAAGAACCTCTTTGAGCAGTTCAGAAGAATCGCTAACTTCTACTTCTTGGTCATATTTCTGGTCCAGGTGAGATTTTCATTAAAGAAATGAGCTGTGgttgtttccacctgtttgATCTGCAAAGACTGAGGCGCCACAGAAACCCTCTCTTAGCTCTTGtttgtcaaatgaaaaacagaaaacacaaccaaTTCACAGATACACTGCTTTGTCTAATGTCTGCACTTACAATGCTGGTAAGGTTATTTTGCAGAATTCAGTTTTTTGATTGTCTGTTAAATATACGAAATAATACTTGGAGTGCACATATATTTAAGTGGCAGGaacaattttattttcaaatatttttgtgtttaagtTCATACATTGATGAATAAATGTCTAGCGTCCAGTGGGGTGCCTACATAACTCACCTGGTTAATCGGCTGCCCCATAGACTCACGCATCTTAGGTTAGATAATTCTGTCCAACTGATTAAGACCCTAGTGCCcaaaatatctttaaaactAGTCTAGTAAAGACATATTTGtcaattttttaaattttcattATTACACTATCAACAACAATTATCGGCCTACTCTAGAAAgcaactgttaaaaaaaatctagaGCACTAGTTGgacaaaaacagatttcatgAGTTAATTTAGTGATGTAATATTTTTCATGCCCACATAAAACTGGCCCTTAATTATAGTCCATGGCATGCACTGCTTAATTTGTCATAGGTACAGTAGGTAACCATATACTGTAGAAATTCTTTCAGTGAtgattttcaaaaacaataCTGAGGCAAGGTATAAAGTCTTCAAGGTCTAAGTTGACTTGAAAGCAGCAGATCATTTGGTTAAATTAACTGTGTACATCCATGTCTCCACCAGAATGAATGGCAGTTCTTCACATAATTTCAGAGCGCACAAACTTTTCTTATATTAACTCTCAgacattttttcactttcactgatATTGTCATTTTGAGTCATTTCTTAATCCTCTTAACCTTAAATGAACTCAGGATTGGTTGAAGACCCTGTCATCAGATTTCctgatttcacaataaaagcaattATCGAAGATTTACAGTGAAATCCTCTGTCCTGAGTTTTAAGGTTATGTgatcatgaaaaaaaattgtgtttgttaACATGTGTTATCCTGAAATATTGAGTGCCTCAACGTCTTTCTATCTAATTCTTAATCAAAGAGAAacagctttttcttttaaacacaatATCGAACCAAATTTGGAATGATCATACAAAGAGGGCGACTTTATTGAGGAGGAGACAACAATTTACTTGAATGCAGCGTAGCCACAGTTTTGGTGTTTCATCAGTAGCATGTGAAATACTGCACCCTCTCAACGGGACAAACTGGGCAACGTGCACAGCAGCAATGTTGGCatgcctcctctttttctttctgtcagttGTAGAGCTCCCTCTTTGTTGTGTTCTTCTCCTGTATGAGTGCAGAtggaatatatataaaacaagatTTGATTACTGGGACACTTCAAGTTTGCAAGATTGATGCTCAAGTCCTTATTACGGAGGCTTTTTTCTCCCTGCTGTACTTCCTTACTCAGCATTGCACACTTGgcatctctcctctctgcctctcccttcTTCCACCCCTACCCCCgcaccgctctctctctctctctctctctcctctttgcagCTTATCATCGACACCCCCACCAGCCCAGTCACCAGTGGCCTGCCCCTCTTCTTTGTTATCACTGTCACCGCCATAAAACAggtaggacacacacaaacagcacatgcATTTCCAGGAAATATTGCCCACAAcgatccctctctctctctttctctctctctctctctctctctctctccttccctctttctctttcacacacaccaactcgCAGCATCGAATACGCACAGCCAATCGGGACGCTCTGTTGTCTGCATACACGCATTCCTCGCTCAGAGAGGGGACACGCCATTGAATATGTCTGGTGATGTGGGAAATATGATAATGAATAGTCTCCTCTGTTAATCACTCCGGCCGAGCTGGAGCTGCATCCTCTCTGCCGTGTGCTGGAGCTGAGAGATGGGATGCTATCAGTGATCGATGAAGCTGTTCAGGCTACGGAGGCCTGAGTTTTACCGGGACATAAATCTAAAACATGACATGTTGCTTAGAAATCCAGGAAAGAGGTCACTAAGCTCTGGGAGCACAAAGCTAATTATTTACAGAGTATGACTTCcacctcttccctcttccctcttccctctctctctctctctctctctctctctctctctctctctctctatcatgcTACGTTCTGGCCCCGGTTCTCTCTGCACAATAATCcatattttctcttcctctcttgccAACAATCACACCGTTATAATCttgttctctcttccctctcctgctGCATCTCTCTCAGGGCTATGAGGACTGGCTCAGACACAAAGCTGACTGCTCCATAAACGAGTGTCCCGTGGACATGGTGCAGCAGGGGAAGGTGGTGAGGACGCAGAGTCACAAGCTACGGGTAAGAATGGCCTCATTAGAGCAGCGCAGCACCTGAGGCCACAAAGCCGCTGTACTGCTGCGTGGCTCACATTTCTCTATATCTGTCGTGTCTCACCCCGCCGCCTCTTCTCCGCAGTCCCCTCCACCtttgtttccttcttcctctcaggCTCACTTTTGCCTTTCCCACCAATTAATATCTCTGAAGCTGTAGTAGAGGGAACAATCGCTGTCCCCTGGCACACCACGCATGAGTTCCCCCCGCGGGAATCAACAGGACCGATGTGTTTTATAGATTCAGGTCTTCCTGTCGTCATCCCCTTACGTCATTCTGATGCAACAGCAGATCACACTTTGGTAGCGTGGCTCAGTCTGATTCCTCGATATGCCCTAAAAACCCTTTAACTTTTATTCTATCATATTTGGTATGTTTTCAGCAATATTATGTAGCATAGATTTTAATTTTACAACGTCAAATTCAACTTGTGTAGCCATGCACAAGGGATTTCGAAAACAATTTGAATCATGAATTCAGTTTTATCATTTCAGATAAAACCACAGTTTaatctttattaaaacaatatgaCACAAGTAAAACTCTGTTTTGTTGTCTGGACTGATAACCAATACACAAGTCACTCTTCAGCTGTTGCATTTAAGTCTGGGACTTCAAGCATATTAACACATGTCATGAGTGGTCATTTAAAGTCTACGACCTCATTCAGACGTGGTCTTAACATCAGTCCATGCCaaagtacagacacacaaacaaatgcagtgacTATGAACTCTGGGGAAAACCTCATTTGGTCTTAGCGTACAAAAAGTAACGCTGGTGTTTATTTCCATAGGAGTGACCCGATCACAAGGAGCAATAgtagacacattcaggacacattttaatgtcagGGGTAAACACACAAATCTAGCGCTGTACatttgtgatcagatctctcaggacggacgTTGATACCAGGTCAGAAAGGAGCCCAAATGTTCCAAACcataataatataaaagatGTCCAGTGTAGTGATTTGTGCTGTTGCTTCATCGTATAACTGTAGGCATCCCTCTGCCCCGCTGTTGCTCTCCCTCGCACACACTCCCGTCTGTCACAGTCAGACCAGCCATCTGCAGCACCAGGAGATATGTCACTGCTTTGGTGGCCCAGTGGACCATCAAAACATCCACAGAGTTATTACCTTCCTGTGCAGGCAGGGGAGAACTCAGCAGAACATTGGGCTTTAGCTGTGGGTTAACAATTAAATGAACATCCCCCGTACTGGTACCCGGAGCAGGGCTGAATGTCAAGATTTCTGTCGTAAAGCAAGAACCGGTTTCACTGAGCTTGCATTTTTCTCTAAAGAATCCCTCTCATATTATCCCAGCGTGGATAAAAAACAAAGGTATCTGTTTGCATTATATGAGTGTTGAGCTCAGCACCTCCTACGTAGAGGCGAAGTATAATATTCAGTCCGGTTACACCACTGTGTCGAGAGGGGTGTTTAATGGGTGCAGGTATGTTTAGATTCTGCTGTGTCTGCTGCTCCTGTCGAGACGGTGCTGGATGTTGAGTGTCATCTTGGAATGAGGCTTCGATACAGTTCCGCAGCATTAACGGTTCACGGAGCATTAGTTTGTGTTTCCATCGCAGTGGAATTCATTTTTTCACCTGCACCAGAAACCCTGGTTTTTTATGTCCCCCTTTGTGAGTCATTGTCCccgtctttgtctctctctctgtcctttctctctgtctcttgaGTCTTCTCCGGTTTTCTGCACCAAGGTTTCTCCCTTCCGCAGATCAAACGGAGAGGATTAGAGTGTGAATTGGGAGCAGGAATAATGATGAATATATTAATCATGCAAAATCAGAGCGCGTGTGTGTACAGTCACCGTGGAGatgggatttatctgagtttaagCTGCTCCGCTCGCATAATCTGTTATGCAACTTCTAAATCCTTCGGGGAAAAATGGACGTCTGCATGTCTttcactctctgtttgtgtgaaccTCTCGTCAAAATCCTTATCTTTTATTGTGGATGTAAAAAGCCATtatgggattgtgtgtgtgatgagtcgTGTTCCGTCAGGTGGGGGACATCGTTGTGGTGAGGGAGGACGAGACTTTTCCCTGTGACCTCATCCTTCTCTCCGCCAGTCGTCAGGATGGGACCTGCTTCGTCACCACCACCAGCCTGGACGGGGAGTCCAGTCACAAGGTGCCAGGACGAGTGCATgatgtggatttgttttttactcAGCCATATTTAAGAGATTTTAAAGTACTCAAAATagtattttcatatttgtaacCTTATTAAAGGTCCTCTTCATCAAATGGTTAAATTTCCTATATTCGCATTAACACgtaatgtgtgtgtcagctctATGACAACATTGCTCATTATGGTCATTATCACAAACCTTTTATAATTATCATATCTCCCAATTATTTAGTATTTTATCTCACACAATGTTCTCAATCTCAAACAATAGTTTCACTAAATACACTTTTCCAATTTCCAACTATGTTTCATGACAATTTACAGcttgaaaaatatcaaattcctccaatatgtttatttagaaCATATTGAttgataatacatttaaaaaaaaaaaaaaaaatgtaaagacaaATTTCCCAATGCGGAACACACTCAGAGAagacattttttgttatttaatctTTTAGATCAACTGACAGCTAATTAATCAGCAACAAATTATTAATGAATTGATTTTTATAAGAACCAAACAGTCCACTTAGGTTTTAAGTGGACTACGCTACACTGTAGTTCTCCAGCCGCCCTCCCCCAGGGTGACCCCCTGCTGCGCTCACCTTCCCAGCATGCTTGTCGTCTGCTGACCTGCCAATTGTCTGTGATGGTTCCCCTCGCTGCCTCTCCTGGTGGACCCTGTGATGAGGAAGCAAATGATCCCTGCTCTCATTACTGGCTGCGGGTGACATTTTCCTCTGTTGTCTTCTTCATTCCCTTGTCCTCTGCCTTTGTCCCTCAGACCTATTATGCCGTACCAGATACCTTGGCCTTTAGAACGGAGCAGGAGGTGGATTCTCTACATGCCATCATTGAATGTGAACAACCGCAGCCTGACCTCTACAAGTgagtctgacacacactcactgatgcATCTTTCTCCGACCTATCATCACATCTTAGAAGTAAATCTTCGTTAAGTTCTGTCTTGATTTGATTTCGCTGTGACCTTTTCCAGATTTGTCGGACGCATCAATATTTACAAGGACAACGAAGAGCCCGTGGCTCGGTGAgaactttatttttatcttttcctttAGTTTTCACAGGGTCAATTTTTTGTCTCATATCATCaaatggtgttttgtttttttatttccctgcagACCACTCGGAGCTGAGAACTTGCTCCTTAGAGGAGCGaccctgaaaaacacacaacgcaTTTAtggtacaaacacacagtttcacATTGTTAGAATATACAAAGAAgggttgttgttattgtcacGGTAACTCcgtgttttctctctcctcagctgttGCAGTCTACACCGGAATGGAGACGAAGATGGCGCTTAATTACCAGTCTAAATCTCAAAAGCGCTCCGCTGTAGAAAAGTAAGATGAATGTCCAAACTTCTTTTACTGCACAGTCAGGGTTTGTGCAGGGTCTTAAAAAGTGAGCCGTGATCCTGATCCTCACTTTACTCCCTCTCGTCTCTGCAGGTCGATGAATGCCTTCCTGATAGTGTATCTGTGCATCTTGATCAGCAAAGCGGTGATCAACACTGTTTTGAAATACGCGTGGCAGTGGTCTCCCGACCGAGATGAGCCCGGGTACAACCACAGGACTGAGAACGAGCGGCAGCGGCACGTGGTCTGTCCATCAACCTCCGCTTTAAAAGACGAAATATCCATGCCTATAACCCCCAACTCTGATATTCACTAAAACATCATTgctgtcatttttctttcaacCCAAACGCAGGTGATCCGAGCGTTCACAGACTTCCTGGCTTTCATGGTCTTGTTTAACTACATCATCCCGGTCTCCATGTACGTGACGGTGGAGATGCAGAAATTCCTCGGCTCCTACTTCATCATGTGGGATGAGGAGATGTTTGATGACGAGCTGGGAGAGGGAGCTCAGGTCAACACCTCCGACCTGAACGAAGAGCTGGGACaggtatatatacacacacacacacagtaaccacgcacagacactctctctcactcactaaCTCAgccactcacacagacacacacacacacacacatacacacactctaactctctctcgctctatctcCCAGGTGGAGTATGTGTTCACTGATAAGACCGGCACTCTGACTGAGAACAACATGGAGTTTATTGAATGCTGTGTTGATGGGAACGTCTACGTGCCGCACGCCATCTGCAACGGACAAATCCTCAGCGCTGCGTCAAGTATAGACATGATTGATTCTTCACCTGGAGGATACAGgagagtaagtgtgtgtttgtgtgtgcgtgcctctgTAAAGTAAGCAGGCTCCTAAAGCCAGCCGGAGTTGAATTTATGCTGCACCAAGAAAAGAAGGGACGACTGACATTTCCAGACAGAAAGactattaaagtaatttcttGGACGTTAATGTCCATTTTGCAGGGATTTTGTATTACCCTCCAGTATATCCAGTTCATAAAAACTTCAACATTTGCTCTGTAGCCACTGTTTGCTCTGTCTtacatagacacagacacagaaaagcGATGAGGCGTGCAATCCTGGCAGGGGCAACCGTGATTTGTTTAGCTGTAATAGAAGAAAAGTTGTTGTCAGCATGAGCAGCAGAAGGCCACCACATATGaccagagagggagaagagtagACCCTGCCAAAAGACCTAAATGTGTAGAGAactcaagaaagaaaaaagatgtCAAGCATTTTTCTGCCTCTTGGAAATGTAGTTCAAACATACCACAGCAGTGACAATATGGCACCACACTGTGATCCTTAGGATGGCAAGGAGCCTGAGGATTACTGCTTGATAAGAAGAAGTCAGATCACGATGACTCAAACTCACAATCTGATGCTCCTTGGACATGGACTGAACTGTTGCCTGAGTGAAATAGAAAGTGTTTCTGgatttgtttgtctgtaggAACACGAGGATCTGTTTTTCCGggcactgtgtctgtgtcacacggtccaggtgaaggaggaggagacggtggaTGGTATCAAGAGAGGCATTCACCAGGGCAGGCCCACCTCCTTctacatctcctcctcaccggATGAGGTGGCTCTGGTGGAGGGAATGAAGAGGTACACTCGCTGATTCACCTAGAGACGCACCCGCCCTCATTCCTTTAGCTGCTTGAACACAAATGTGTCTTGGGCCACATATGTTGGACCGCCTACTTAGTGGCTTTCAACTCTGATCACCAGAGAGGCCATTTTCCGACATGAACTCGGAAAAATATCTGGAAAGGGccggacattttccagttttgtctttcacatatagCAAAACGcagtcagacatgttcacattACAACAAGAAAATGTCCGGAGCTTCCAGATGAGTCAGGAGTCAAATTGTGCTGCGAAAATCAGATGCAAAAAATCTTGTTATCGTTCCAAGGTGACATCTATGTCTGCATCCTCGACTTGCATGGCCATCCAGATGTTAATCCCAGATCCAAAATGTGTCAGAACACTTTTAATCCTTTCTGAGTGTGATGTAAATACTACTGCTCCTCATAGTGTACATGGAAAACCTTCCATCTGACTTATTATCCTTTCCGTCTCTCTTGTTGCCAGGCTGGGTTACACTTATCTAAGACTGAAAGACAACTTCATGGAGATCCTCAACAAAGATGATGAGATTGAAAGGTTGGTTCATTGTGGTCACACCACAGGAGAGAATAACGAGGAGTGAGTCAGTTGATagatctgtgtctgtgcatcagCTGCCCGGAGGGAACCAGACCTCGGATTGGGTTTCATGTTCTGAAGAGGCTACTATAAAAACTACAACCACGAAACGGTGGGCGGAGTTGTTGGTCAAAACGCTCTCACTGACTGAAAGGCAGCAGTGTTGCATTAGAGAGGCATTTTGTGGAAAGTGTCTGATGTTTTGATTAttacaggaagtgtaactgtgaccatcctctctctccatcactctctgCAGTGGTCAATAGTGAGTTATATAAAGGAAGCAGGGGGGCAGGAGCTAAAAAAAACCAATTCACTCGATTTCTTATTACTCTGTTTTTGATAGGCTCCTCTCTTTCACATAGACACATTAGGGTCCGCTGGAGcatgaccaggaagtaaaatatgcacttaaaaatTTGTAAATAGTGAAAAATTACCTTAAACCCCTGGTCTCAGTATCAATTCAacatatttaacagttttttccTAAATACTTTCATGGATATGGGTTAAATAGGTTAACAACAGGATCATGTGAATGCCAACACTGTCTCTCCTCCAGGTTTCAGCTGCTCCATGTCCTGAACTTCGACTCTGTCAGAAGGAGAATGAGTGTCATTGTCAAGTCAAGCTCAGGTGacatttttcaaacagaaaTCAGTGTTAATACACGTTATAAATCTTCCATCAGACACTGGAGCAGTGTTGCGATTTGTCtgactttgttttttgtctgcTGTTCTTGTGTTTGTGGACTCTCAGGAGAATACCTGCTCTTCTGTAAGGGCGCTGACTCGTCCATTTTTCCCCGGGTGGTGTCTGGGAAGGTGGAGCAAGTGAAAGCTCGGGTGGAGCAGAACGCTGTCGTAAGTTTACAGAGTACGGCCACTAAGAGTGGGTTTGATAAAACatcccatcatcatcatcatcatcattaattaaattaaaagctaaattaaatttgatgtCCTTATTAGCAACATAAAGAAAGTTGATATTTGTTTATAAGCAATTAATCAAATGGCTTTGGTGTAAAGGATTAACTCAGAATTATGTTAAAGTTCTGCTGTTGAACCTGTTTTTTAGCATCTTTtagcaaatattttttttaatattgttttatatatgatttatttgtagAAATTTCAAAACAAGTCTTAATGTACAATAGTCAGATAAGACATGATAGGATAAAATATCAGACAGCCAAATGGTGAGGATACACATTACAGCCCTCCCCTCGCCTCCCCTTcccaaaacaaatatacaactAAAGCAatttcatacacaaacagaaaagaaaattatgaaagcaaacaaaacacaacaacaacaacaaaaacagcaacaacaactggCTGTTAAATGCCTGCAGTAGCAGATAATATTGTAGAAACATATGCTTATGCTCATTCTTACCATCCCACCTTCTCTGACCTTCgactctctcactcacatccACCCACACAAGCACATCCACTTGCATTAATTGAGCAATGTAAAGACTATaaataaggaaacaaaaacatatacataacaataaataataatacaagaggaaaagaaaataattttgtgCTTCCTGGCGGAGGTAACAAACTCACTTGGGCTCACATGACATCTTACACTGTTGCTCGGTTTCTCTCTGTAACAACAGGAGGGGCTGCGGACTCTGTGCGTCGCCTACCGACGGCTGTCGGAGTCAGAATACGAGGAGGTGTGTCATCAGCTGACCGATGCCAAGCTGGCCCTGCAGGACAGGGAGCAGAAGCTGGCGCAGGCCTATGACACCATCGAGAGGGACTTTGTGCTTCTGGGCGCTACAGCGGTGGAGGACAGGTTGGTCACCGCGGAGATAGACAGGAAAGATGAGAGAGACTTCAAAGCACAGAGGAGAGATTAATTAGTCATGATGCcattttcaaagtgtttttatgtaTCACGAggccaaaaatataaatgttcatttattattttttgatcATGTAATACTGAATATTTTCTATGAACAACATCATCTAACAAGGCACTACTCAAGACTTCTGTATTGACCCCAACTAATTTACAGTTTGACTTCCTGATAGATGAAGTGCTGATGAGCGGGGAGCGGAAAGATCATGCATTGACAAGTTGTCACCAGTTGGTAATTGATTGAGGCTTTAACGCACCCGACTGGAGGCTGCGATCTGATTGACTTATTGACGTGCAGGCTCCAGGAGAAAGCTGCAGATACCATCGAGTCCCTGCACAAGGCCGGCATGAAGGTTTGGGTCCTGACGGGAGACAAGATGGAGACGGCGGCGGCCACCTGCTACGCTAGTAAACTGTTTCGTCGAAGCACACAGATCCTGGAGCTGACCAAGAAAcgcacagaggagcagagtctgCACGACGTTCTGTTCGAGCTGAACAGGACCGTCCTCAGACAACGCTCGATTTCTGGGTATGAGACAAACCTCATGGGGAGTGCTGTGAATCATCCACATATCACACAATCACAATCTATGTGCATTAAACTTCAAACCGCAGACTCGTCTAcaattgatttgtcttttttggttcTTGATATTTTCTTCCAGGTTGTCAGTCGACTGCATCGACTTTGGTCTGATCATCGACGGGGCCACTCTGTCTGCGGTGTTAAAGCCGAACCCGGAGGGCGCCGGCCACGGCAACTACAGAGAGATCTTTCTGGACATCTGTCGCAACTGTAGCGCCGTCCTCTGCTGTCGCATGGCACCGCTGCAGAAAGCACAGGTGACAGAGCGGGACACCTTCTGCAAACGTGCATCCCAAATGACAAACAGTCGTATTGATTAATGGTGGGTTCGTGTTTCTGCAGATTGTGAAGTTAATCAAAGCTTCCAAGGAGCATCCCATTACCCTCGCCATTGGCGACGGAGCCAACGATGTCAGCATGATCCTGGAAGCGCATGTGGGCATTGGTGGGCATTCACCGCACTAATCACTGGCTAATTTGCTAAATCATCCATTAATATATGAAAAACTTTTATTCCACTAGAGTCAGAGTTGATTTTGAACGCTCATTACACTGATGCATATTAAGAGCAAACAGCCAAGATGATCTcacatttgtcacattttacaGAGCTGCATAAAATCCTGATATCATTATAATGGAGAATATAATAGAAATAATTAAACAACAAACTTGAAATCAAATGATTATAATTTATAGATAagctaaaaaaacaatatgttgAACTTGATTTTTAAAGGTTTGCTTTTGCCACATTTCACTGGCTCTTATTTGGGTTTTAGATTTTTCTATTTAACAGTGTCTTGTGTTCCCTCAGGTATCATGGGTAAAGAGGGCCGACAGGCAGCAAGGAACAGTGACTATGCCATCCCGAAATTTAAACACCTGAAGAAGATGTTACTCGTCCACGGTCACTACTACTACATCCGAATTGCTGAGCTCGTTCAGTACTTCTTCTACAAGGTACCAGACATATGCTTTGTGTACCCCAGTGGCTCACACGGTTTAATCACTTCAGCGTAATTCCCGGTGAAACACTGAGTTACAATGCGCCAGATTTTCTCAGCCACTCTGACAGATTACTGGATCCATGAATCCCCGGTGCAACATTCTCTCCTGGATTCATGAGCGCAGAGATCAGTGTGGGCGGCTTCCACAGAAATCAGTTCCCTGCCaactgattcatttttttttagctttttggCAGGCCAGCTCCTTGCGGCCCACTCACCACTCACTGAGCTTATAGCCCAATCTCTGCATAAACAGAAATGTGTAGATGGTAGCATTTTTAGATTCTTCAAATCTCTTCAAATGTTCTTGTTTCAAGCTTATCGCTGACTCCTCTCGTTGTTTTTTCTTAAATCTTTTCCAGAATGTTTGCTTCATCTTCCCTCAGTTCCTGTATCAGTTCTTCTGTGGCTTCTCCCAACAGGTAAGTAGTTGATACTGAGGTGGGGTTAAAGTAAGCCAGCACCCAATGTATGTTTGTACAGTGTTTACATATCCACAGCGTTTTAG
Proteins encoded in this region:
- the LOC133967613 gene encoding phospholipid-transporting ATPase IH-like isoform X1, with product MDFTLLRNIIRRFCVGEEDWPDSRTVYIGHKEPPPGAEAYIPQRYPDNRIVSSKYTFWNFVPKNLFEQFRRIANFYFLVIFLVQLIIDTPTSPVTSGLPLFFVITVTAIKQGYEDWLRHKADCSINECPVDMVQQGKVVRTQSHKLRVGDIVVVREDETFPCDLILLSASRQDGTCFVTTTSLDGESSHKTYYAVPDTLAFRTEQEVDSLHAIIECEQPQPDLYKFVGRINIYKDNEEPVARPLGAENLLLRGATLKNTQRIYAVAVYTGMETKMALNYQSKSQKRSAVEKSMNAFLIVYLCILISKAVINTVLKYAWQWSPDRDEPGYNHRTENERQRHVVIRAFTDFLAFMVLFNYIIPVSMYVTVEMQKFLGSYFIMWDEEMFDDELGEGAQVNTSDLNEELGQVEYVFTDKTGTLTENNMEFIECCVDGNVYVPHAICNGQILSAASSIDMIDSSPGGYRREHEDLFFRALCLCHTVQVKEEETVDGIKRGIHQGRPTSFYISSSPDEVALVEGMKRLGYTYLRLKDNFMEILNKDDEIERFQLLHVLNFDSVRRRMSVIVKSSSGEYLLFCKGADSSIFPRVVSGKVEQVKARVEQNAVEGLRTLCVAYRRLSESEYEEVCHQLTDAKLALQDREQKLAQAYDTIERDFVLLGATAVEDRLQEKAADTIESLHKAGMKVWVLTGDKMETAAATCYASKLFRRSTQILELTKKRTEEQSLHDVLFELNRTVLRQRSISGLSVDCIDFGLIIDGATLSAVLKPNPEGAGHGNYREIFLDICRNCSAVLCCRMAPLQKAQIVKLIKASKEHPITLAIGDGANDVSMILEAHVGIGIMGKEGRQAARNSDYAIPKFKHLKKMLLVHGHYYYIRIAELVQYFFYKNVCFIFPQFLYQFFCGFSQQPLYDTAYLTLYNISFTSLPILLYSLVEQHVSMDTLKRDPSLYRDIAKNSLLRWPVFLYWTCLGVFDAVIFFFGAYFLFDNTTFTSNGQLMTTNTQMMFGNWTFGTLVFTVLVFTVTLKLALDTHHWTWINHFVIWGSLLFYVIFSLLWGGIIWPFLNYQRMYYVFMQMLSSGPAWLSIILLITVSLLPDVIKKVLCRAMCPTATERAQGHERLSRGGGAESTPHSSRRSYKGTSRDSSHLHLGAAETLSLRTSDPLPQKLLAHLGGGGRADLCSLSPYMLRLSGAGFAYCAPGPETSV